A stretch of Gossypium hirsutum isolate 1008001.06 chromosome A06, Gossypium_hirsutum_v2.1, whole genome shotgun sequence DNA encodes these proteins:
- the LOC107962945 gene encoding uncharacterized aarF domain-containing protein kinase At1g71810, chloroplastic isoform X11 codes for MAPLLLTSSPIHSFPATPKLSFRSKPRPIIRAAAGLEVDSFTKKSGYLFQLSAFEAESLLDYSPSRIAAIYRRKPLILLRRLIQISTTFGKWFGIRYIDNLMERSDQMFKVRAAELRKILVELGPAYIKIAQAVSSRPDLIQPSYLDELSLLQDRITPFSTEVALDTIEKELGLQIDELFSEISPEPVAAASLGQVYQARLRRSGQVVAVKVQRPGVQAAISLDILILRFLAGVVKKAGKFNTDLQAVIDEWASSLFREMDYRKEADNGLKFRRLYGGIKDVFVPNINMEHTTRRVLVMEWVEGQKLSEVKDLYLVEVGVYCSFNQLLENGFYHADPHPGNLFRTYDGKLAYIDFGMMGEFKQEFREGFIEACLHLVNRDFDALSKDFVTLGLLPPTAEKEAVTKALTGVFQDAVAKGVQNISFGDLLGNLGTTMYKFKFQIPSYFSLVIRSLAVLEGIAISSDPNYKVLGSTYPWIAKKVLTDSSPQLKSSLQALLYKDGAFRIDRLESLLTESLRARTEKAFVKIQREEANSRMVFKEILSFTLTEKGSFVREILIEEFAKLMELATPTIIKAHTWRNHHCFPINLH; via the exons ATGGCTCCACTACTCCTTACTTCCTCTCCAATCCACTCCTTTCCGGCCACTCCTAAACTTAGCTTCCGTTCAAAACCACGCCCCATCATACGCGCCGCTGCGGGACTTGAAGTTGATTCTTTCACGAAGAAGTCAGGTTACCTTTTCCAGCTCAGTGCCTTTGAGGCTGAGTCCTTACTCGATTACAGCCCTTCACGAATCGCCGCTATTTATAGAAGAAAACCTCTGATTTTGTTGCGTCGGCTTATTCAAATCAGTACTACTTTTGGAAAATGGTTCGGAATTCGATATATTGATAATCTCATGGAACGATCCGATCAAATGTTCaag GTTCGAGCTGCCGAGCTTCGAAAAATTCTGGTGGAACTTGGGCCG GCATACATTAAAATTGCTCAAGCTGTTTCATCACGACCT GATCTGATACAACCATCATATTTAGATGAACTCTCATTGTTGCAAGATCGAATAACTCCATTTTCTACTGAAGTTGCACTTGATACTATAGAAAAAGAACTTGGTTTACAAATAGATGAGCTTTTCTCTGAGATTTCGCCAGAGCCAGTTGCTGCTGCATCCCTTGGACAG GTATATCAAGCTAGGCTTCGCCGTAGTGGACAGGTTGTTGCTGTCAAAGTTCAGAGGCCTGGTGTTCAAGCTGCAATTTCCTTGGACATATTAATCCTGCGCTTTCTAGCTGGGGTGGTTAAGAAAGCTGGTAAATTTAATACTGATCTTCAG GCAGTCATTGATGAGTGGGCTTCGAGTCTTTTTCGG GAGATGGACTATAGGAAAGAGGCTGATAATGGACTCAAGTTTAG ACGTCTATATGGTGGTATAAAAGATGTTTTTGTTCCAAACATAAACATGGAGCACACAACTCGCAGAGTCCTTGTTATGGAATGGGTGGAG gggcaaaagttGTCTGAAGTAAAGGATCTATACCTAGTTGAG GTAGGAGTTTACTGCTCATTCAATCAACTTTTAGAGAATGGGTTCTATCATGCTGATCCTCACCCAGGAAACCTTTTTCGTACATATGATGGGAAATTGGCATATATTG ATTTTGGTATGATGGGTGAATTTAAACAAGAGTTCAGAGAAGGATTTATTGAAGCTTGTCTCCATCTTGTAAACCGTGATTTTGATGCACTGTCTAAGGACTTTGTCACTCTCGG GCTTCTTCCACCAACTGCGGAAAAGGAGGCTGTTACAAAAGCTTTAACAG GTGTCTTCCAAGATGCAGTAGCCAAAGGAGTCCAAAATATAAGCTTCGGAGACCTTTTAGGAAATTTGGGAACTACCAT GTACAAGTTCAAATTTCAAATACCTTCATATTTTTCTCTGGTTATTCGTAG TCTAGCTGTATTGGAGGGAATTGCAATAAGTTCTGACCCAAATTACAAAGTTTTGGGTAGTACATATCCATGGATTGCAAAAAAAGTATTGACTGACAGTTCACCTCAACTGAAGTCTTCTTTGCAGGCTCTTCTTTATAAG GATGGTGCTTTCAGAATTGATCGTCTTGAATCCCTATTGACAGAG TCCCTTCGTGCTCGAACTGAGAAGGCCTTTGTTAAGATACAAAGAGAAGAAGCAAATTCCAGGATGGT